The DNA window ACATACTCATGGCCTGGATAGTCTCTCTGCGAGTTCTCTCTGGTCTGGGCCTCTGCCTTTAGATGGCTCTCCTCCAGCCGACAGCCACAGTGAATGATCCAGTCGTCATGCCTGGCACACTTGACCTTCGATAGGACCTGCTGGTCCACCTGCTCTGGCTCCTCTGGATAGAGTTCTGCTAGGGGGTCAAACCTggggtctccctgcctccttggCCTCTTGGCCTGGGGGACATGACCATCTAGCTCAGCCTCCTGGGAAGTATCTACCAGGTCTattcctcctgccctctccactCCTTCACTGGTAGGGCTGTGTGGTGTCTCACCTTCATTACGTCCATTCTCAACTCCAGTCATCTCTCTGTCTACAATCTCTACTTCCCGTGAGAACTTTTGTAGTGTTTGACTGACAGTGTCCAGGTCCAATCCCTGGCCAAGAAGGCCATCCCGTACCCAGCTCAGACGCTGTTGATATCTGGGAAGCAGAATGTATGTCATGACAGTAGACTCATTGCTGCATAAGATTATACTGTCAATATGTCGTTGCTGCATTGTTAATGTCAAATAGGTACTTACTTAGATAGAGAGATGACCGGTAGATGACGGTCACCAAGCTCTACAAAATAGAACAGATATTAGTATTGATCATTTCTAATACATTTACCAATGcccaaaaacatatttaagtttgtGACACATGTACCACGTACTTTCCCACGTATTAGAGATGCAGTAATCTGGCCTGGCTCTGGACAGCATCCCTTTACCAAAGTAACCCTGGAGCATAGAGAACCTGTTATGACATCACATGGAAGAAAACAGTGGCGACGACAATAGTCTTTCTAAAGACGACCAGGTCAAAACACGTTTGAAGAAGAAGCGCTGAGATGCTGCATACCTTGCCATACAAAGCCTGTATGTGATCTGGATCCCTGACTATAACATTCTTATTCACTATCTCTGCCCTGTAGACTAGATCCACCGGTAGTTTTGCATCCTCTGCTGTCAATAGAACGGGGAACGGAGCTTCGTACGCTTCGTACACTCTGGCACGGCGTTTAGGTGCCTGAAACACTGCTTCCGACATTTCAGCGCGTACCCTTAAGACATTTGGAAATCCATACACCAGGTAAATCTACTGAAAGTTTTACATGCTTGTCATAGCAACTGAAACGCACGTTAAGTGATGGGGGTGACAATTTAATACTTCCGAATGGAAACCAACATTTAACTAGTGTTCCATTTCCGTCCAACTTTATCATCCACTCTCTGATCTTTCACTTTTCCATCCACTTGAAATGTAAAAGATACTTTTGACAATCTTGGTGCAAAATATACTATATTCTGTGCATTTAACTGTACTGTTAATGCAGCTTTCCTTTTAATTAGTAAACAGAGACAATGCTGCCTACTTTCTGCGTACCTTCCAGTAGGGGGTGGTATGTGCTAATGTTAAAGCAGGGTTTTTTTCAACCGCGGGGCATAAATGGACAACACACTGAAACTGGGTATATGGAAAGATTGCAACAAACTGAATATATTTAATATTATGCAACTTCAGCCAAACTCTGGAAACGACCTGGACGTCACTTCAGAACACCATGCGTCTGTGAGTCATCCCAGACAAAGATTTTCTTTAGCAACAGGGTCTACTTACAAATATTCTGCTCTCTCACTGGCATGGAATGCTTTTTACACGAAACACCATGGGTTAGTGGGATAAAAGTCTTTAAAGATGCTGTCATAAGTATTTTAATTGTTTATAATTAGGTTAATAAAAATGTAATAACAATGTTAACATTGGTTGTAAAGAATTTGAATATAGACCATAGAAATATATGCAATAGTATTTTGAAAGCCAGTGAAATTTTGTTGCTGTAAATCAGAAAGGCCTGTGAAATTGAGGTCACAAcattcattttctttttaaaagGTACAATAGGTAGGctttttcagtaaaaaaaaagaaagggtttaTCTTTCATAAACATGTGCTAATGAGGCCCACAGAGAGCTgttcagaaacacagacagctaAGTGCCAGTGCAATGTCAATTTATAATGTTTGTATCAGTGCTGCTACTGTCCAGCCTATTATGTTCCCGCAATCTAGTTCCAGCCAATTTCCGTCGGTGAAGCAGGTCTTCCTCCTTGTCTTCATTTGTAAAAGAGCTGAAGGAAAGAATTGGGACAACTATTtctcattttttacatttatttatgacCAAGTGTAGCTTCAAGGATCTGTGAAATAGATCTGTGAAGTAATTTCCCAGAAGAAAAGTTCAGCTCTACAGCAAAAATGAGGGGAGAACAAGTCAGAAATCAGAGACATTGCTGCTTACTGTTGATCAaatcaataaatacattcaaTGACAATAAAAAGTGAATGAAATAATGTGTAaactattttcttttcttttttggtgCAGGTGCAGGAGAGCAAACCCCAAAGTCAGTTTTCGTAACAGAAACATGGAAAGTTAGAAATGCTGTAACAGATGTGTCTGGTCACCAGAATGACATTTTACATTCATTGGAGGGGTTATAGAGCTGAATTCTATAGGGACTGAATTTTAGcctgttctgcacctctctttcaccaaccgtctctggtggacgggatccctcactgaattgctcctcccaaggagGAGTCTTGCTTGAGGGTGTAGGCTGGTTGAGGGTGTAGGCTGGTTGAGGGTGTAGGCTGGTTGAGGGTGTTGCTTGAGGGTGTAggctggttgaggggcagttgtatgggcatatgtgaagccctctgtgacatttctTGTAAGAAGGGCTATTAAAATGTTTTGGGATTTGATTTGAATTATTATGATGAATATTAGGGATTAAAAGTTATAATGGTGATTTCAGCAGCTGTCCATTTATCATCAGTCATCATCATGATCTATGGAAATGTGGATTGCCAAATCATCATCTTGCTCCTCAAAAAAAGAAGTTCAGAGAAAAGGAAAACTGTACAGCGGATACTGAGAATTGTAGGCGTGTTTGAAGCCTACAATTCTTGGCAAATTTGTGGCTAAAGTACGTATACGAATTGCGGTTGGATTACGGTTAACTAGACGTTTGAatttaacaaattattaaaTCTTTGTCTGTCATTACAAGAGAATGAACCTTAGACTCCCTCATATCAAAGTATTTTAGGTTTGAAGATTTTTAACAGTGAGTCTCATTGTGTGTGTCATAAAAACAAGGAGCATAGGGCCTTCTGTACACTGATTTATTACCGAATATTTTCCAAAAGACAACTTGTGTAAAGCAACGAAGCAAATAAGTAGAACATATGTTTATAATTCTACTAAGCGATTTGTCTGTCAGAAGttagacatacagtacataaagaTACACTTTTGCATATTTCTTATTGCTCAAATTGAATGTCTTATAATTACTAATTATTGGCTTGTTTCAACTCCACATTAGTAATCTAAATTAAATGTAAACTCAAGTGACATCATACTGCTACTCTTTATCACCACCGGCATCATTTGTAACCAGTTTGCAATGATGACAAATTAAATGgaaatacagtttttttcttttccccaAAATcatttattataaaaaaaacgtGAAAAACGTTTGACCTCCAAAAACCTAAACTGGTGTATCAAACTTAATTGTTCCCGGAATCATTTTTTACTATTTAGGTATGAGTCTTATTCTGTTCTCAAATGCAGGTGTGTCTCATCAAGTTTCAAAAACAAAATCCTAACTGGAACTCCTACTTAATGTCTAAACAGCAGAGATGACAGATAGAAGCTGCAGTCTTTTGTGGAGACAAACATGAACTATGCCattacagtaaaacaaaaacatgataTCCCTGTGTTAACCAAAAGCTATCTTTGGACACTGTTCTTTTAAGAGCTTTTGAGAACAGGAAAATATACTTTTGAACAGTATTTGGCAGAGCCACTGAAGAATGTTGGCAGGATCTGGTCAGCTGAGACCGGTTACTAACAAAGTAAGGATATGCTGACACAACATAAAAACCTTGTTTAATTATCATCACTGAAAGGACCACCGGGCCCACTTCCAGAATACCCACCTGCCAACTCCAACTTTTATTTTTAGGGTCAACTCACTTCTTTCTCGTACTTCAGCATAGGAAATAGGCTGGACTTGTGCGGCTCAACAGGATCTACAAGCTTTTTAAATCCCTTCAACCTACGCTGGATTACGGGCGCTTCTACAGAAGCAGCAGTATAGTGTAGCCTGCTCTACTTTCAAGTACACGGACGGCACATTTTATGGACTGAAACTTGTTGATTTAGGttattttaaatgaaaccaTGTGATTTTATCTTTTAAGGAAAGCTTTACACATTGCACGCAGGGAACTCATTTATCATCTTTCTGTTTACTTTCAAGGACGGTAACCTACTGAGGCTTTATATTATGTCACTGAAATCATGTATCGCTGCCAAGTTTGCGTTTAACCATTGAATGTCCATGACTGCTGTATGTGATAGTATACGCTCTGCTCCTCATTGGTATATTTCACTGTCACCCTTAAAAACATGTTCACAATAGTAAAATGTTATTTTGAATGTGCTTATTGTGTGTTGCATTTTCATTCTACATCCAGAAGGACCCCCAAGTCCAGCTGGGAATCATATTTCAACCATCTGATTTTGTCTTCAGCAGAGTTCACATTTTGCAATCACAAAAAGGTGTGTTTGGAAAGACGCAATGAAAGGGTGATGTAATATCTGTAAAATAGCTCTAGGGGTTTGTGTTGCACGCACACCTTAAAGGTCTACAACATACAGTAGTAGGAAGCTATTAGTCAGACACGTGTAAGGACAATGAAATCACTCTCCTTTGGTCCAAGTGTATGGCTTTAAGATAAAATCCTATGTAGCGAcattaaaaaatgaaagaataaaacatcaacaaaatatttatttacacaTGTTGATATATATTCTCCGCATTGACATCAATACATCATCATGTAATGTAAAAGTGACATTTCAATCATATAAACATACAGTTTCACCAATAAAAAAGTAGCAAATAGAAGTAATTTATCTCCCTATCATTCGACATAAAAAAGAGAATGGTCATTTAAAATGAACCAATATGCTCTTTGGAAAGAGATTAGGAGGGCAAATTATTTGTAcacaagaaaaataaaatctTCTCTGGGTGTGGCATTAATATCACAAAGTTTTTATGAAACAGTCCAAAAAGCTTGCAAAGTGCATCACACAAGAATGGTAATCTTGGATTAAGTGGTTTACGAAAAGTCATATATTGATGCCTTGACATGGGATCCGTTTGTGTTACGAACACAAGCTGTACTCATCATGTACATGCAGTTGGGCCACATGCAGAGACACTGCTCATTAAAGAGATTGTGTGCGGCTAACTATTCACAGTGATGATTCAAAGGCTGAGAACCTCCATCTCTAACCCCCCTGACCTCTATCCCTTTCTCTGTTTGAAGACAggctgcaaaaaaaaacaattattgGCACTGGTCCCTTTATGGTTTAGTCTGATAGTTGGTGTGTTGGTGGCTTTCTACTACAGTGAAATGTCTAGGCTCAGCAGTGGCACAATGACTAATATGTTCCCGTATTACGAccagagtctctctctctctctctctctctctctctctctctctctctctctctctctctctctctctctctttctctctttctctctttctctctttctctctctgtgtctgtctgtctctctctctctctctctctttctctctctgtgtctgtctgtctctctctctctctctctctctctctctctctgtgtctctctctctctctgtgtctctctctctctctctctctctctctctgtgtgtctctctctctctagtacaGGTCTTTCATGATCTCCTGCAGGAGCGGATGCAGGCACATGTCCACCTCGGTCTTCTTCAGCAGCTGGATGAGGTGCACGTGGTCCGTGACGATCTGCCGCAGGTCGGTCATCTTCTGGAGGAGTTTGGCGAACAGCTGCATGGAGTCCGGGTGGCTCAGCTTCAGCTGGAGCTCCAGGGAGTGGAGGACGGTCTCCTGCAGCTGCTCGATGGGCTTGACGTTCAGCAGGCCCGGACGATCTGAGGAGCGGGGagacacacacggagagaggaCCCGTCAGCGGCGCTCGACGGGAAGACTTGTTCAAGCGACACGTTATGGCTTTGTGACATCTAACATAGGCTAAAACGCTGACTAAGACGGGAAGCTACATGTGGGCGCCTGAAGGAGGAGGATTGAGTCGAGTCTACTTATCTACTGATGTtttgaggctgggaggaggaatgCTTTCATGTACTTGGCAATGGAAAACggagacacacaatacaaataaaaatacaagttcTATATTTACACAACTCGGCGTTTATCTCTATTTCAGACTATCGTCTCTGTCATTTAGGTTAATGTTTCACAGGTCTTCTGGAGTGGTCTGATGTGGGTAATCGAGGTACGAGTGGGTTCAAGGTTGGACTGTTATCAAAAAGCCATGACAATGCTAACCGGCCAATCTAAACCACCTCTGAATCTGCTGTGATGTATTTCAAATGAATCAAGAGGACACTGGACACAATAACCATGGTTCTGTTAAGCATTATAGTAAGTAGCAAACCAGTTTAACTTGGCATGGCTTCTACAGATGAGTttacagacaccacacacagcagttCTTTCATAACATTTGAAGTAATGGTCAAGGACAGAACAAGTTGACTTGTGTTTTAGTAGCCGCTGACATGATAACTCAGATATGTTATCAATGTAATTCCCCCCCTGCCTGAGATTAAAAACATATCACACAGCGCTTCATTTCTTTCGCAACATACATGCCATACTTCCGATAAATCATTGCCGGGACCGCAAAAACAACAATAGCGAGGAACATACATTTTGCTGTTTTGAAATGACATGAGCTGAGACGAAGCCATGTTTCATGGTGTCACGGTGCAGAATGTTACTGCCTCATGACTCACCCCCACTGAGGATGATGACGGCGAGGAAGAGGGCCATGTCGCTGTCATCCAACTCGAGCATGTTGAACTTGACGGAGAACTCAAACTTGGGCTCCATCATCTCGCAGAAGGGCCTCCTCAGGCTCTTGAGGAACTCCCTGGTCATGAAGATCTGGCCATAGGAGATGAGCGTCCCGTCCTTGTTCATCAACGGCGCCATCATGATGATCAGCACCTCGATCACGCCGTACTTCAGCAGGGTCACCTGATCGTTCAGGTCCAACCCGACGAAGCCCGGGATGCTTTTGGCAAATTCCGTGATCTCCCGCACGGCCTCTGCGGAGCGCGACTGGCAGCTGTAGAAGAAGCGCAGCTCGACGGCGTTCGTGGGCTCCTGGACCCCGTCCGCCATCCCCACGCCCCCCCGGACTCCCTGCCCAAGActggagggaggctgcaggtcCGGCACTGGGATCTGGCGGCAGTTTATGAactgctctccctccatcaggGACTTGATGTCATGAATGACAAAGGGCTGAGGAGAGACAAACGCACCGTCATTCTACTGGACAGGACCGAGGGTTTCTCACGTTTTCTGAGGTTACATCACTCTTTTGGGGAGTTGGGGAGTAATAACTCATGTTAATAGTAGAGCCTTCAACTGAACATGAGCTGTGATGCCTGTGTCTTTCTTAGCGTAATCAAACCTATGATTGCAGACAAGCATCTACACAGTATTATTAATGTCTTGGAACCGGAATCATTTGTCTTGGACACGAGGAAAGGacatggaaaaaaagaaaacttctCTTTGTTACATTTCACTGGGGTAAAAATTTCAACCAGGCCAAGCAAACTGTTTGGAAATACATTGGCAAGCACATAATGCACTGGCGCGAATCAGTATCCGTATTGTCCTCGACATGGTTTAAAGATTTACAGTTTGCTTCTTGGGCTTTGATAAATATTCCTGCTGCAGACAGCTGTTCTGTATCATTTGGCCGGTATCACCAGGGGGAACAGCCATAACAAGCTGAGAGAGGGGATGTCAACTAGCCTTGGAACTATCGGTTACCACAGGAGCGTATGACAGTCTAGCATGCCTGAGCGGCTTTGTAAAGACTGCTGCATCTCCTCTGAAGCTACTACACTTCAGGCGAGAAGGCTGCAGGATAAAACAAATCCAAACAGAAGCAACTGAATCTAAATTTCCATGGATGCAAAGACTAAGGACATTCAGGATATATAGCATTGTAGAGACACTATAGAAATGTGCGTCCTACACTTTACAGctaaaccaatttgtcaaaaTAAATAGTAATATTAAGGGTTAATATGAGGCTATGAGTGTCTTGGTTTTTCAGATTAGATATTTCGTTTCTAAGTTTAGTCACACATTGACAACGTTAGGCTTCCTACTGACTGTGAATTAACAGTGTTTGCTCAAACAACCCCCTTTCTGCTGTGCCTCTTCTCAATTCAGTTCACTTAGTTTCAGTACCCATAAAATAAGTTGACTGACAGGCTCATCTGTGTGCAATCTACCAAAGAAAGCAGATAACATTATACCGCACAATAGTCCCTCATTAGTATAGTACTGTACCTGCGATGGGAACTTGAAACCTCCTACACTTGAACAACACGTGAATATGTGAAACCTGAATTTCCACTCCCCATGTCAAAGCCTATTAAATACAAAAAGAGTCCTCTTTTGAACTTCACTCAACATGCCATTTTATGTCTAATATTGTAGTGCAGTCTGTGATAAATCTGGTTCAGTGTTGAAAATAAATCAATTTAGACTGATTTGATTAGTGTCTGATTGGTCCTTCTGGTGCCTAAAAACAAAAGAGTCCTACAGAAAGTATCTATCTACTGGACTAGACCAAAATATCACTAGAGgggtgtgtgagaaagtgagtAAACAGGGTGACTAGTGTCCGTGGGCCATCTCGACATACGCACCGCGTTGTCCCCAGTCTTCCCCGAGAGGATGGCCCTGGCCTTGGCTTTGGTCAGGGGGAAGTACTTGAGATAGGACTCGTAGAGATGTTTGGCCAGGGCCCTCAGGTCTGCAGCCTCAGGGTGCATATGCTCCATGTCAGTGGAGAACTCAGCCAGCAGCTTCTCCTTCTCCGCTTGGGGCATCCTGCCAAAACGAATGGCTGGGAATGGGATATgaaacagggagtcagatggctgagcggtgagggagtcgggctagtaatcagaaggttgccggatcgattccccgccgtgccacatgatgttgtgtccttgggcaaggcacttcaccctacttgccttgggggaagtTTCCctggacttactgtaagtcgctctggataagagcgtctgctaaatgactaaatgtaaatgaaacacAAGCctgggcacacgcacacacaaacacacacattacagtctATTCCCTTTCAGATCTCCCAGACTTCAACATTTTCATGGACATCTCCAATTGTGCTGGCTGTGATGTGTGACGTAAAAAGCCTACCAAGAAGATTCTCAGAAGAACACAGTAATGAAGTCGTTCACATTGTTTTTATAACCCTTTTATGTTGGATGGTTTTATGAGAAAAGGAAATGTGCAGATGAAATAGATAGGCATTCTGAGATAAAACTATTTTGAGATATATTCAAGGACTCAAAGACTTGAAATATAGatgaggatatttacaataaCAGGATCGTTTTCAACCATTTGTATAACTATTTATCACATGTCTGATGTTTGAACAGTATGTCAATAAAAGTTAATGGCCAATGACCCCCAGTTTAACAAGGTTCATCAGATGACGGCCATCAGCACTGAACTGTCAAAAACGAAGCTTCTCTAGAGATAGAGAAAAGACTGGTATTCAGATTGTATCATTGTGGGTGGCAAGGTTTAAACAAACTGACAAAAAGAAAGCTTTGCATAACTTGAACCTCAGCtcaaaatgcacacacaaaacatgtctGAAACATGAACTTCTGACATCCTCAAAAGTCTTAATTCCCCATCCCTTTTACGTCACATCTTTTAGTGAGCTAATCCATCTCATTATTCTTTTTCCAGAAGTCAACAGATTTTTAACGTGCCTGTTGTGTATGTGGTTGTATAATGGTTGTATTGCGTGATAACTCCTTGTGGCCCTATCACCATCACACCTTTTGTAAACGTATACATAGCTGCTGCCTCCTACGTCTAGGAACCGAGCCAAGAACAGTGACAAGGCATTACGGGAGACAGCTAGGCTTGCTCCATGAatcattgataaaaaaaaaaagacacatcTAAAACTTACCGACCTAAATTTCACCAACCactagcagagagagggagagagcgaggcggGGAGTGAAAAGAATGCAATCTATTGAAATCCTGGTGGTTGTATAAGGACAAACTTGAATGACCTGCCACTGTGAAAACACTAGAGTCATATACCAGAAGTGTCTTATCGGCTCTGGGTTACTCAGACTCTAAACACCCACAGCAGCTCTTTCAAAAATAGTTTCAAGTATAGAAGCTtgcaggcggggggggggtttacgtgtctttttttctttcttttacagAAAGGTGAAAACTCGGAAAGGAAACCAAGACATGGTATAGACGGCTGGGGTTCTAAGACAGCAGCGGAAACAGCAGAGGAAATATGCCACTGCATATACATCATAGGACTGGTAGATGATAAGATAAAGATCTTAATCATCATTGGTGAAGCCAGTATATTGGGGTCTCACAAACAAAAATATTCTATAATCATTCTTCAAGGGTTAAGAGATAATACGCGTGGTCAAGAACATTAACCATGTTGAGGAACGAGGGTGCAGGCTCTTAGACCTGTGTAGGATGTGCTGGAATAGGGTACACAACACTTTGCACTTTTGCACAACACAGGGTACACACGCATTTTCTGACTTTGTGATCAGTTGTTTGTGAACTGAATCTTTTGAATCTAAATAAAGAGTAAGAGGGGCCCCACAATCCACTGTGGTTATAAGAAAGAAGACTCATTCATTGCCAATCAGGGTTGGCGTCTATTATCCAGAGGTCATTTCTTACCGTTGTGTGACATGCCCACCATGAGGCATTTCTGAAAACGGCAGTATTGGCATTTGTTGCGGCTCTTTTTGTGGATGCGACAGTGAAGATCACAGTGGTCGTAAACAAGCTTCAACCTTATGGTCCTACGGAAAAAAccctaaaaacacaaacacaaaatgtcaTGAAGAAAAGCCGGCATGATGAACAGATCCCTACTCAATGTGTATGCCAGTCAGTCCATTTGTGGTGTTGGTCCTGTTGTCCTTAAGATCAATAGGGTCATGTTCAGTCATGCTTTCTTAAGTCAACATAAAAAGCAATTTTTCATCTGCTGATTATGCGTGGAGTCATAAAGGGCTTGGTGATATCTCAGATAAACCGCCTACTCTGCCCATGTTGTCACGCGATCATTGACAACCACAGTAATGAAATACCAGAGACCTTATATGaagacacactacacactgaTGGGTCAGGTGCTAGTGAGATCGATGAAAATCAATTGGGCCCAAACATGGTATACTCTAAGGACATTGCAAATCGCACATTTTCATGTTAAAGATGTATTTGTACATTTGCGATTCTGTGAGAATTTGTTTTGTCTGAATTTTTCCGGCTGTGAGTCTCCACCGAGGTaaagatttgttttgttttttacacaaTAAAAGTATTAACCTGTTTGGCTGACGCCTACTTTTGGCATTCTTCTCCATAGTGATTGGAGCAGACAACAGAACAATGATTTTGTTCAATAATCAAATAACAGCATTCACACGGTCACTTATGATGTGTCACACAGTCAGTCCCTCTATGCAGAGTACACTACCAGGTTAgacacacattttaaaatagTCTACTTCAGTCATAATTAAGAAAGAAAACATATTAGTAATAGGTATTAATACAGGTCATATTGTGTGTAATAATATAAACTGGTACACATGAGAAGACATACCTTCTGTCCTGCAAATAGTGGTACTTTTAAATGATGAGTCTGCCAGTAACATGCTAGAAATTATACTATAGTGGTGGCATAAAGATGACACATCTGAAGGGCAAGAAAACCCGCATCTTTATCAGGTAATCTCGCCTCATGAGTGGAAATATACCAAACACCCACAACCACACATATCACTATCTAAATATTTTACAGCTTGGTTGCCCGTCCTTAAGCTGCACTACCTACTGAGTGGAAACCTGTCATAAGCTTGTGGTTGAAGTGACAGACAAGTTCAAAAGCAAAACTTCAAGGCGAGCCACTCATGAGCTCATTTTAGCCTTGTCGGATGCCGAACCAGTGCTAATTGCGACTGCAACACagtggaagaagagggagaactCTGACCTTACAGCCCTCGCAGGCATGCACGCCATAGTGGAAACCAGAGGCTTTGTCCCCGCACACACGGCACTCGATGTTCAGCATTGCAGGAGAAGGGTCATCGTGCAGTTTGGAATACAAGTGGCTGCTCTCTGTATACTGTGGGGGCGATTCGGGCTCCAGTTTGATTGAACCTAAACACGGGAAACAGGCGACAGAGGAGGTGAGACCAGGCCAACAAGCCTGCGTTCAACATGTTCAGGCAAACGTTTGTATATCCTGCTACACTGGTGCTGCCTGGTCAACATAAATAACACATTGTCTGGGTGGCTCAATGGTATGACAAGTCAAAGGAGCctacaacagagagagagacatactttGTCCATCGTGACTcttgtagttgtaggtgtaaTCCATGTTGGCCAGGTGGTCAGACTGCGGTGGGCTGGGGATGTAGGTCATGCTGGTGGAAAGGCTGCTGGAGATACTGGTGGAGATGGAGCTGGAGATGCTGGTGTAGTCCAGGGTGGAGTAGGGCTTCATGTCCAGAGAGTGGGAGCTGTCGTCCAGCTCCGACAGGTCCACGGGGGTCAGGCTGAAGCCCATTGGCCAAGCCAGAAGCTGGGTATCCACCATGTCTGAAGGACAGCACAGAGACATAGAGTCAGGTCCAGGTGGGGGAAActcctgagaacacacacacatgagcattCATGCATTTACGTCAAGAGAGATGGCTAGGAATGTGTGCTTCCCCGAGAACGCAGACACACCTCAACCTGCCGCcccctcaaacacaaacacacaggcaggcatgcaCGTTCCCTCGCTCTCCTGCTTGAACACGGCGCTGTGAGGACCCAGGGTCGCCCAGCTCGGCTGGGAACGGCTGAGCGCAGAGGCCGGTAGTTAAAAAAACGAACACTTCTGACACTTTTACTGCGGTTGTATGACAGGCTGCTATTACCAGTGAAAACACTGTGGTGACTTGATGGGTCCAAAGCACTGCAGAGCCTGTGACGAAAAGTTTCACAATGCTGTCATCTGACACTCCAGACAAGCAGATCTGATGAAACGGATCGAAATCACTAAACCAGATCTGCTGTGGACTGAAAGAACTTCTGACTACACAGCGGGCTACGGCTGTGCTCAGCGCTCAGCCTTCTACGTGAATCCCT is part of the Hypomesus transpacificus isolate Combined female chromosome 9, fHypTra1, whole genome shotgun sequence genome and encodes:
- the tsen2 gene encoding tRNA-splicing endonuclease subunit Sen2 encodes the protein MSEAVFQAPKRRARVYEAYEAPFPVLLTAEDAKLPVDLVYRAEIVNKNVIVRDPDHIQALYGKGYFGKGMLSRARPDYCISNTWEKLGDRHLPVISLSKYQQRLSWVRDGLLGQGLDLDTVSQTLQKFSREVEIVDREMTGVENGRNEGETPHSPTSEGVERAGGIDLVDTSQEAELDGHVPQAKRPRRQGDPRFDPLAELYPEEPEQVDQQVLSKVKCARHDDWIIHCGCRLEESHLKAEAQTRENSQRDYPGHEYVLVEEEDEEEEEQKKEMGERERPLRHVCRINPFTLIEYLQLSLEETFFLVYALGCLSVHYDEEPLSICQLWEMFSFIQPHFETTYMAYHYFRSKGWVPKPGVKYGSDFMLYRKGPPFYHASYSVVVERVAESFQDAPLRPFNWRSLAALSRITGNVSKELMFCYVIYPEDMTKEDLRSPECVRRVRVQEVIVSRWISSRERTEQDDI
- the pparg gene encoding peroxisome proliferator-activated receptor gamma, whose amino-acid sequence is MSGPPNPHTHMTSSALVSSYSSLTHCVRKDLLHSGRRQDMVDTQLLAWPMGFSLTPVDLSELDDSSHSLDMKPYSTLDYTSISSSISTSISSSLSTSMTYIPSPPQSDHLANMDYTYNYKSHDGQSSIKLEPESPPQYTESSHLYSKLHDDPSPAMLNIECRVCGDKASGFHYGVHACEGCKGFFRRTIRLKLVYDHCDLHCRIHKKSRNKCQYCRFQKCLMVGMSHNAIRFGRMPQAEKEKLLAEFSTDMEHMHPEAADLRALAKHLYESYLKYFPLTKAKARAILSGKTGDNAPFVIHDIKSLMEGEQFINCRQIPVPDLQPPSSLGQGVRGGVGMADGVQEPTNAVELRFFYSCQSRSAEAVREITEFAKSIPGFVGLDLNDQVTLLKYGVIEVLIIMMAPLMNKDGTLISYGQIFMTREFLKSLRRPFCEMMEPKFEFSVKFNMLELDDSDMALFLAVIILSGDRPGLLNVKPIEQLQETVLHSLELQLKLSHPDSMQLFAKLLQKMTDLRQIVTDHVHLIQLLKKTEVDMCLHPLLQEIMKDLY